In Humidesulfovibrio mexicanus, a single genomic region encodes these proteins:
- a CDS encoding Lon protease family protein, whose amino-acid sequence MTRKTGTTIVRAAATLPPEKLRTRLDPASLPCADSRGLAKRNGQAAFQPRAMQALRMALMIPGLEYNVFVAGDPGQGRTHFVRSILSPEAAKRPTPPDWLYLHNFEDEDRPHAVSLPAGQGRAYKTALAKALADVRLAINASFDQDAYRNKHETLFKRFSAKRDSIYNKMEAMARDKGFALDMDDNGGLTILPMAGGKVMEDEEYGRLPPARRKLLKTKGERLLSDIGVLLRKLTQSEQGFRQGELKLHREVAAEALTTRLAPLRKDFAAHARLIEHMAAVEKDILDNVNDYLPRDAAERWGAAAPAAQSAHGAHGEAHGQAQAQDDIGYRHEVNLFVDNGRLAQDRQGAPVVVEDHPTAFNLLGSIERESELGAFYTDFSLVRAGSVHRANGGFLILNVEDLLGNQGSWEGLLRALRLGRLRMEDPGDGEQTRTRTIEPEPIPLDLKIILVGTDEAYEALLSGDDRFRKHFKLKAHLQGSVARTAASTRQYLAALAGIIDQGGLPPFSREALAGLVDHASRLAEDQKRLTLSFTQVRGRMIEAAAIARMDGRELVELSDLSRAVAEHDFRANLFEEEFMADYDRQIIKVATGGSAVGRANGLSVTLFGDYEFGLPHQISCTVGVGHGGILDLEREAQLGGPIHTKGMMIIKSCLVRLFAQDKPLVLTGSLCFEQNYAGVEGDSASGAELAALLSALSGAPIDLSLAFTGAVSQSGAIMAVGGVNRKVEGFFEVCRRRGLSGRQGVLFPADNAVHLLLKDEVVEAVRAGQFHLYPVASIEQAMTILTGLPAGTRRKDGRYTPGSLYSMVDARLAELTRLASQAEHPRKKRG is encoded by the coding sequence ATGACCCGAAAGACCGGCACCACAATCGTCCGGGCGGCGGCGACCCTGCCCCCGGAGAAACTGAGGACCCGCCTTGACCCGGCCTCCCTGCCCTGCGCAGACAGCCGCGGACTCGCAAAGCGTAACGGCCAGGCGGCCTTCCAGCCGCGCGCCATGCAGGCCCTGCGCATGGCGCTCATGATCCCCGGCCTGGAATACAATGTCTTTGTGGCCGGCGATCCCGGCCAGGGACGCACCCACTTCGTCCGGAGCATCCTCTCGCCGGAGGCGGCCAAGCGGCCCACCCCGCCGGACTGGCTCTACCTGCACAATTTCGAGGACGAGGACCGCCCGCACGCCGTGAGCCTGCCGGCCGGCCAGGGCCGCGCCTACAAGACCGCCCTGGCCAAGGCGCTGGCCGACGTGCGCCTGGCCATCAACGCCAGCTTCGACCAGGACGCCTACCGCAACAAGCACGAAACGCTCTTCAAGCGCTTCTCGGCCAAGCGGGACAGCATCTATAATAAAATGGAAGCCATGGCCCGCGACAAGGGCTTCGCCCTGGACATGGACGACAACGGCGGGCTGACCATACTGCCCATGGCGGGCGGAAAGGTCATGGAGGACGAGGAATACGGGCGCCTGCCTCCGGCCCGGCGCAAGCTGCTCAAGACCAAGGGCGAGCGCCTGCTGTCCGACATCGGCGTGCTGTTGCGCAAGCTCACCCAAAGCGAGCAGGGCTTCCGCCAGGGCGAACTCAAGCTCCACCGCGAAGTCGCCGCCGAGGCCCTCACCACGCGCCTGGCCCCCCTGCGCAAGGACTTCGCCGCCCATGCCCGGCTCATTGAGCACATGGCCGCCGTTGAAAAGGACATCCTGGACAACGTGAACGATTATCTCCCCCGCGACGCGGCGGAGCGCTGGGGCGCGGCAGCACCGGCCGCGCAGTCCGCCCACGGGGCCCACGGCGAAGCCCACGGCCAGGCGCAGGCGCAAGATGACATCGGCTACCGCCACGAGGTGAACCTCTTCGTGGACAACGGACGGCTGGCCCAGGACCGGCAGGGCGCGCCCGTTGTGGTGGAGGACCACCCCACGGCCTTCAACCTGCTGGGCAGCATTGAGCGCGAAAGCGAACTGGGCGCGTTCTACACCGACTTCTCGCTGGTGCGCGCGGGGAGCGTGCACCGGGCCAATGGCGGCTTCCTCATCCTGAACGTGGAGGACCTGCTGGGCAACCAGGGCTCCTGGGAGGGACTCTTGCGCGCCCTGCGCCTGGGCCGCCTGCGCATGGAGGACCCCGGCGACGGCGAGCAGACCCGGACCCGCACCATCGAGCCAGAGCCAATCCCCCTGGACCTCAAGATCATCCTTGTGGGCACGGACGAAGCCTATGAGGCCCTGCTTTCGGGCGACGACCGCTTCCGCAAGCACTTCAAGCTCAAGGCCCATCTGCAGGGCAGCGTGGCCCGCACCGCCGCCAGCACCCGGCAGTACCTCGCCGCCCTGGCGGGCATCATCGACCAGGGCGGACTGCCGCCGTTTTCGCGGGAGGCGCTGGCCGGACTGGTGGACCACGCCAGCCGCCTGGCCGAAGACCAGAAGCGCCTCACCCTGTCCTTCACCCAGGTTCGCGGACGCATGATCGAGGCCGCGGCCATCGCCCGCATGGACGGCCGGGAACTGGTGGAACTGTCGGACCTTTCGCGCGCCGTGGCCGAACACGACTTCCGGGCCAACCTCTTCGAAGAGGAGTTCATGGCCGACTACGACCGGCAGATCATCAAGGTGGCCACTGGCGGCAGCGCGGTGGGCCGCGCCAACGGCCTGTCGGTCACGCTCTTCGGCGACTACGAGTTCGGCCTGCCGCACCAGATTTCCTGCACCGTGGGCGTGGGGCACGGCGGCATTCTGGACCTGGAGCGCGAGGCCCAGCTGGGCGGGCCCATCCACACCAAGGGCATGATGATCATCAAGAGCTGTCTGGTGCGGCTCTTCGCCCAGGACAAGCCGCTGGTCTTGACCGGCAGCCTGTGCTTCGAGCAAAACTACGCCGGGGTGGAGGGCGACTCCGCCTCGGGCGCGGAGCTGGCGGCGCTTTTGTCCGCGCTTTCCGGCGCGCCCATAGACCTGTCCCTGGCCTTCACCGGCGCGGTAAGCCAAAGCGGGGCCATCATGGCCGTGGGCGGCGTGAACCGCAAGGTGGAAGGCTTCTTCGAGGTCTGCCGCAGGCGGGGACTTAGCGGACGGCAGGGCGTGCTCTTCCCGGCGGACAACGCCGTGCATCTGCTGCTGAAGGACGAGGTGGTGGAGGCCGTGCGCGCGGGCCAGTTCCACCTCTACCCCGTGGCCAGCATAGAGCAGGCCATGACCATTCTGACCGGCCTGCCCGCCGGCACGCGCCGCAAGGACGGCCGCTACACGCCGGGATCGCTCTACAGCATGGTGGACGCGCGGCTGGCCGAACTGACGCGGCTGGCCTCCCAGGCCGAACATCCACGCAAGAAAAGGGGCTAA
- a CDS encoding LysM peptidoglycan-binding domain-containing protein encodes MKKFMLLTIACCAVFALGCSKKVEPAPAPAPAPVVETREAAPAPLSPRQIYEADYAKLPTSYTVVKGNCLWWISEFKEIYNDPFMWPLIFKANRAKIKNANLIYPGQVFEIPRAFSLDDAKAARVKAGKSKKKSAPESKANLPADIREALGYGF; translated from the coding sequence ATGAAAAAGTTCATGCTGCTGACCATCGCCTGCTGTGCTGTTTTCGCCCTTGGCTGCTCCAAAAAGGTCGAGCCCGCACCGGCTCCGGCCCCGGCGCCCGTCGTTGAAACCCGCGAAGCCGCCCCCGCACCTCTGTCCCCGCGCCAGATCTACGAGGCCGACTACGCCAAACTGCCCACGTCCTACACCGTGGTGAAGGGCAATTGCCTGTGGTGGATCTCCGAATTCAAGGAGATCTACAACGACCCCTTCATGTGGCCCCTGATCTTCAAGGCCAACCGCGCCAAAATCAAGAACGCCAACCTGATCTACCCCGGCCAGGTGTTCGAGATTCCCCGCGCCTTCTCCCTGGATGACGCCAAGGCCGCCCGCGTGAAGGCCGGCAAGTCCAAGAAGAAGTCCGCTCCTGAGAGCAAGGCCAACCTGCCCGCGGACATCCGCGAGGCCCTGGGCTACGGCTTCTAA
- a CDS encoding SPOR domain-containing protein — MNGPRLLSRAQALALAGLILLPACAPRKSIPSDPPEVRTEAEVRGERKGPPPPHGERVPDTRPVTHDTSDVVVAEVTDPKPSNPPAASKPTEPKAKAAAPKAVPAPEAKAEAPKQQTAAPKPEPSPEAKADAAEQAAKADPAAVPRTPVVQIASFTTEKNAEAARAWLTGKGYEEARVARVEQGQTVFHRVQAGPFQDLAAARKALEELKADWPQAFIPAD; from the coding sequence ATGAACGGTCCACGCCTGCTTTCCCGCGCGCAAGCGCTGGCCCTGGCCGGGCTCATCCTGCTGCCCGCCTGCGCCCCGCGCAAGTCCATCCCTTCCGACCCGCCAGAAGTGCGCACAGAGGCCGAGGTGCGCGGTGAACGCAAAGGGCCGCCGCCCCCGCACGGCGAGCGCGTCCCGGACACGCGCCCGGTGACCCACGACACGAGCGACGTGGTCGTCGCCGAGGTCACGGACCCGAAACCCTCCAATCCGCCCGCCGCGTCCAAGCCGACAGAGCCCAAGGCCAAGGCGGCCGCCCCCAAGGCGGTGCCCGCGCCAGAGGCCAAGGCCGAAGCGCCGAAGCAGCAGACGGCCGCGCCCAAGCCGGAGCCCTCGCCAGAGGCCAAGGCCGACGCGGCCGAGCAGGCCGCCAAGGCGGACCCGGCGGCCGTCCCCAGGACCCCGGTGGTGCAGATCGCATCCTTTACGACGGAGAAGAACGCCGAGGCCGCGCGGGCCTGGCTGACGGGAAAAGGATATGAGGAGGCGCGGGTGGCGCGCGTGGAGCAAGGGCAGACGGTGTTTCACCGCGTGCAGGCAGGCCCCTTCCAGGACCTCGCGGCAGCCCGCAAGGCCCTGGAAGAGCTCAAGGCCGACTGGCCCCAGGCGTTTATTCCTGCGGATTGA
- a CDS encoding integration host factor subunit alpha — MSGQTLTKAHIVDAIYKKTDRNRAEIKDLVETTLELMKQAIKKDHAMLVSGFGKFEAYDKNSRRGRNPQTNESITLPPRKVVVFRLSRKFRAELNPQE; from the coding sequence ATGAGCGGGCAGACTTTGACCAAGGCGCACATCGTCGACGCCATCTACAAGAAGACGGACCGCAACCGCGCGGAAATCAAGGATCTCGTCGAGACCACCCTTGAGCTGATGAAGCAGGCCATCAAGAAGGACCATGCCATGCTGGTGAGCGGCTTCGGCAAGTTCGAGGCCTACGACAAGAACTCGCGGCGCGGGCGCAACCCCCAGACCAACGAAAGCATCACCCTGCCGCCGCGCAAGGTTGTTGTGTTCCGCCTGTCGCGTAAATTCCGCGCGGAGCTCAATCCGCAGGAATAA
- a CDS encoding HIT family protein, translated as MSQDCIFCKIIAGQIPSAKIYDQGGVYAFLDIAPVNKGHALVVPKKHYATLFDLPDDLGREMLAALKNVGRAVMTATGASGLNVGMNNYESAGQLVHHAHFHLIPRHDGDGLTLWTQHAYESTEEMRKLAQAIAAALG; from the coding sequence GTGAGCCAGGACTGCATATTCTGCAAGATCATCGCCGGGCAGATTCCCTCGGCCAAGATCTATGACCAGGGCGGGGTGTACGCCTTTTTGGACATCGCCCCGGTGAACAAGGGCCACGCGCTTGTGGTGCCTAAGAAGCACTACGCGACCTTGTTCGACCTGCCCGACGACCTGGGGCGCGAGATGCTCGCCGCCCTCAAGAACGTCGGCCGGGCCGTGATGACGGCCACCGGCGCCAGCGGACTGAACGTGGGCATGAACAACTACGAGTCCGCCGGACAATTGGTGCACCACGCGCACTTCCACCTTATTCCGCGCCACGACGGGGACGGGCTGACCCTTTGGACCCAGCACGCCTACGAGAGTACGGAGGAAATGCGCAAGCTCGCCCAGGCCATCGCGGCGGCTCTGGGCTGA
- the epsC gene encoding serine O-acetyltransferase EpsC, with amino-acid sequence MSEDAAPDANAANLDKDAVLAETVARLCAPTACEAACHHVNRDQPMPSLEVLAEVVELLRAVLFPGFFGPPDVSGRTMPFYVGSALDRVVKLLSEQINRGYCFVCTRDRREPCLDCAERSRAVALRFVERLPRVRELLSSDVQAAFDGDPAAKSPGETIFCYPSIKALTNHRIAHQLHHLGVDIIPRIIGEMAHSDTGIDIHPGAHIGPRFFIDHGTGTVIGETCVIGSNVRLYQGVTLGAKSFPKDDTGSRLVKGLARHPIVEDDVTVYAGATILGRVTIGRGAVIGGNVWVTSDVAPGARVVQARAPEQFFISGSGI; translated from the coding sequence ATGAGCGAAGACGCCGCGCCCGACGCGAACGCCGCCAACCTGGACAAGGACGCCGTGCTGGCTGAGACCGTGGCCCGGCTGTGCGCGCCAACGGCCTGCGAGGCCGCCTGCCACCACGTCAACCGCGACCAGCCCATGCCCTCGCTGGAGGTGCTGGCCGAGGTGGTGGAGCTGCTGCGCGCGGTGCTGTTCCCGGGTTTTTTCGGACCGCCGGACGTGAGCGGCCGCACCATGCCTTTTTACGTGGGCAGTGCGCTGGACCGCGTGGTGAAGCTGCTGTCCGAGCAGATCAACCGGGGGTATTGCTTTGTGTGCACCAGGGACAGGCGCGAGCCCTGCCTGGACTGCGCGGAGCGGTCCCGCGCGGTGGCGCTGCGGTTCGTGGAACGGCTGCCCAGGGTGCGCGAGCTGCTTTCAAGCGACGTGCAGGCCGCCTTTGACGGCGACCCTGCGGCAAAGAGCCCCGGCGAAACCATTTTCTGCTATCCCAGCATCAAGGCGCTCACCAACCACCGCATCGCCCACCAGCTGCACCATCTGGGGGTGGACATCATCCCGCGCATCATCGGGGAAATGGCGCACTCGGACACCGGCATCGACATCCACCCCGGCGCGCACATCGGCCCGCGCTTCTTCATCGACCACGGCACCGGCACGGTCATCGGCGAGACCTGCGTCATCGGCAGCAACGTGCGGCTGTACCAGGGCGTAACCCTGGGAGCCAAGAGCTTCCCCAAGGACGACACGGGCTCGCGCCTGGTGAAGGGCCTGGCCCGGCACCCCATCGTGGAGGACGATGTGACGGTCTACGCCGGGGCCACCATCCTGGGCCGGGTCACCATCGGCCGGGGCGCGGTCATCGGCGGCAACGTGTGGGTCACCAGCGATGTGGCGCCGGGCGCGCGCGTTGTGCAGGCGCGCGCGCCCGAGCAGTTTTTCATCAGCGGCTCTGGAATATGA
- the cysK gene encoding cysteine synthase A: MRIAQSMAELIGATPLVRLNRLAAGLSAQVLAKLESRNPGGSVKDRIAASMIEAALADGRITPQSLIVEPTSGNTGIGLALICAIQGLSLVLTMPESMSLERRKLLAGYGARLVLTPAAEGMTGAIRKAEELVAATPGAFMPMQFANPANPEAHRAATALEIWDDTDGGVDCFVAGVGTGGTITGVGQALKARKPGLRVVAVEPSDSPVLSGGAAGPHKIQGIGAGFVPQVLDTGVYDEVFPVTAQDAFATARRLMREEGISCGISSGANAFAALAVAARPEMAGKTVVFIVCDTGERYLSTPLFAEGEEGA; the protein is encoded by the coding sequence ATGCGCATCGCACAGTCCATGGCCGAACTCATCGGCGCAACGCCGCTGGTGCGGTTGAACAGGCTGGCCGCCGGGCTTTCCGCCCAGGTTCTGGCCAAGCTGGAGTCCCGCAACCCCGGCGGTTCCGTGAAGGACCGCATCGCCGCCTCCATGATCGAGGCCGCGCTGGCGGACGGGCGCATCACCCCGCAGAGCCTCATCGTGGAGCCCACCAGCGGCAATACCGGCATCGGGCTGGCGCTCATCTGCGCCATACAGGGCCTGTCGCTTGTGCTCACCATGCCGGAGAGCATGAGCCTGGAGCGCCGCAAGCTGCTGGCCGGATACGGGGCGCGGCTGGTGCTGACCCCCGCGGCCGAAGGCATGACCGGGGCCATCCGCAAGGCTGAAGAGCTGGTGGCCGCCACGCCGGGGGCCTTCATGCCCATGCAGTTCGCCAATCCCGCCAACCCGGAAGCGCACCGGGCCGCCACGGCCCTGGAGATCTGGGACGATACCGACGGCGGCGTGGACTGCTTCGTGGCCGGTGTGGGCACGGGCGGCACCATCACCGGCGTGGGCCAGGCGCTCAAGGCTCGCAAGCCCGGCCTGCGCGTGGTGGCCGTGGAGCCCAGCGACTCGCCGGTGCTCTCCGGCGGTGCGGCCGGGCCGCACAAGATCCAGGGCATCGGCGCGGGCTTTGTGCCCCAGGTGTTGGACACCGGCGTGTATGACGAGGTGTTCCCCGTGACGGCACAGGACGCCTTCGCCACGGCGCGCCGCCTCATGCGCGAGGAGGGGATCAGCTGCGGCATCTCCTCCGGAGCCAACGCCTTCGCCGCGCTGGCCGTGGCCGCCCGACCGGAGATGGCGGGCAAGACCGTGGTGTTCATCGTGTGCGACACCGGGGAGCGCTATCTGTCCACCCCGCTGTTCGCCGAGGGGGAGGAGGGCGCATGA
- a CDS encoding heavy metal translocating P-type ATPase, translating into MIGRFSHLGEYRELFRKREVLQCLSGGALALLSWAWAERGLEPAWAAMALGLAAVAVNGLPIVWGAAQGLLQRRVNVDELVALAITASLIQGEVLTAAVVAFIMALGSQLEEAISDSARRSIESLAAMTPEEATVIGEDGPRTMPVQGIRPGDRLLVRPGERIPVDGELLSGTAAVDESSITGESIPVERGPGDTLLAGTLNHNGVLELRASRIGADSTLGRVMRLVEEAEAHKPEAVRFVDSYARWFTPLVLTLAGLAWAASGDPSRAVAVLVAGCPCALLLAAPTATVATVARAARAGVLVKGGAQLEAAATADAALFDKTGTLTLGQPRVDEAAPAAGVGLDELLSAAAGVERHAAHPLARAVLRAAETRGLAIPEAQGVVAEAGLGVRGRLVMNGTHRAIEVGGPALLAGRTLPPELAERLDAMRAAGATALVVLADGAPLGLLAITDTPRPGARRTLDALRSLGITSLEMLSGDEPAAVRRMADSLGLADARPSLKPGDKGEVIAAHQRHGRRVLFVGDGVNDAPALARADLGVAMAAAGTDVALDTAGMALTRDDITRLPFVVSLSRRMLMVIKMNIGLGLLSNTVAVYGGMSGLLSPIAASLLHNAGSILVVLASASLLLYKDRTPAPETAPNA; encoded by the coding sequence ATGATTGGACGCTTTTCCCACCTTGGCGAATACCGCGAGCTGTTCCGCAAACGCGAGGTGCTCCAATGCCTTTCGGGCGGTGCACTGGCCCTGCTTTCCTGGGCGTGGGCGGAGCGCGGGCTTGAACCGGCCTGGGCGGCCATGGCGCTCGGCCTGGCCGCCGTGGCGGTGAACGGGCTGCCCATCGTCTGGGGCGCGGCGCAGGGGCTTTTGCAGCGCCGCGTCAACGTGGACGAGCTGGTGGCGCTGGCCATCACGGCTTCGCTCATCCAGGGCGAGGTGCTCACCGCCGCCGTGGTGGCCTTCATCATGGCCCTGGGCTCCCAGTTGGAGGAGGCCATCAGCGACTCGGCCCGGCGTTCCATAGAATCGCTGGCGGCCATGACCCCGGAGGAGGCCACGGTGATCGGCGAGGACGGCCCGCGCACCATGCCCGTGCAGGGCATCCGGCCCGGCGACAGGTTGCTGGTGCGCCCGGGTGAGCGCATCCCCGTGGATGGCGAGCTTCTCTCCGGCACGGCCGCGGTGGACGAGTCGAGCATCACCGGCGAGTCCATTCCCGTCGAGCGCGGTCCCGGCGACACCCTGCTGGCCGGAACCCTCAACCACAACGGCGTGCTGGAGCTGCGCGCCTCGCGCATCGGCGCGGACAGCACCCTGGGACGCGTCATGCGGCTGGTGGAGGAGGCCGAGGCCCACAAGCCGGAGGCCGTGCGCTTCGTGGACTCCTATGCGCGCTGGTTCACGCCCCTGGTGCTCACCCTGGCCGGTTTGGCCTGGGCCGCAAGCGGCGATCCCTCGCGGGCCGTGGCGGTGCTGGTGGCGGGCTGCCCCTGCGCGCTGCTGCTGGCCGCGCCCACGGCCACGGTGGCGACGGTGGCGCGCGCGGCGCGCGCCGGGGTGCTGGTGAAGGGCGGGGCGCAGCTGGAAGCCGCCGCCACGGCCGACGCCGCGCTGTTCGACAAGACCGGCACCCTCACCCTGGGCCAGCCCCGCGTGGACGAGGCCGCTCCCGCCGCGGGGGTTGGCCTGGACGAACTCTTGTCCGCCGCCGCCGGGGTGGAACGCCACGCCGCGCATCCGCTGGCCCGGGCCGTGCTGCGCGCGGCCGAAACGCGCGGCCTCGCCATTCCGGAGGCGCAGGGCGTTGTGGCCGAAGCGGGCCTTGGGGTGCGGGGGCGGCTGGTCATGAACGGAACACACCGCGCAATCGAGGTGGGCGGCCCGGCCCTGCTCGCCGGGCGCACCCTGCCGCCGGAGCTGGCGGAACGCCTGGACGCCATGCGCGCGGCCGGAGCCACGGCTTTGGTGGTGCTGGCCGATGGCGCGCCCCTGGGATTGCTCGCCATCACGGACACGCCCCGGCCTGGCGCGCGGCGCACCCTGGACGCCTTGCGTTCACTCGGCATCACCAGCCTGGAAATGCTCTCCGGCGACGAACCAGCGGCCGTGCGGCGCATGGCCGATTCCCTGGGCCTTGCGGACGCCAGGCCCAGCCTCAAGCCCGGCGACAAGGGCGAGGTCATCGCCGCGCACCAGCGTCACGGCCGCCGCGTGCTCTTCGTGGGCGACGGGGTGAACGACGCGCCCGCCCTGGCCCGCGCCGACCTCGGCGTGGCCATGGCAGCGGCGGGAACGGACGTGGCCCTGGACACCGCGGGCATGGCCCTCACGCGCGACGACATCACCCGCCTGCCCTTCGTGGTCTCCCTCTCGCGCCGTATGCTCATGGTGATCAAGATGAACATCGGCCTGGGGCTTCTGTCCAACACCGTGGCCGTGTACGGCGGCATGAGCGGCCTGCTCTCCCCGATCGCCGCCTCGCTGCTGCACAACGCGGGCTCCATCCTCGTGGTGCTGGCTTCCGCAAGCCTGCTGCTGTACAAGGACCGCACCCCGGCCCCGGAGACCGCACCCAACGCCTAG
- a CDS encoding MarR family winged helix-turn-helix transcriptional regulator, whose product MTGQNAHAGACGADEEERRTDAFTRLLIEFYERFSSWEQDVVRGTGITLQQMHTLEILGSGGEMRMKELAGKMSITTGSLTVLVDRLVRAGLVERIPNPQDRRSIQVGLTPEGRRLFKEHHALHGQLSQDMAGALAPEELARFMDMLAKVVARL is encoded by the coding sequence ATGACCGGCCAGAACGCCCATGCGGGCGCCTGCGGCGCCGACGAAGAGGAGCGCCGCACCGACGCGTTCACGCGACTGCTCATCGAATTCTACGAACGCTTTTCCTCCTGGGAACAGGATGTGGTGCGCGGCACGGGCATCACCCTGCAGCAGATGCATACCCTGGAGATCCTCGGCTCTGGCGGCGAAATGCGCATGAAGGAACTGGCGGGCAAGATGAGCATCACCACCGGCTCCCTCACCGTGCTGGTGGATCGGCTGGTGCGCGCGGGCCTGGTGGAGCGCATCCCCAATCCCCAGGACCGCCGCTCCATCCAGGTGGGCCTGACCCCCGAGGGACGGCGGCTGTTCAAGGAGCACCACGCCCTGCACGGCCAGCTGAGCCAGGACATGGCCGGCGCCCTTGCCCCGGAGGAACTGGCCCGGTTCATGGACATGCTGGCCAAGGTCGTTGCGCGGCTCTAG
- a CDS encoding FeoA family protein: protein MDSCLSLRHAQLNQRMRICSIDADGELGRRVRDMGLVPGTEVTVVGKAPLRDPVALRLRDFTMTLRNKEADHITVEPME from the coding sequence ATGGATTCGTGTCTATCGTTGCGCCACGCGCAGTTGAACCAAAGAATGCGCATCTGTTCCATTGACGCCGACGGCGAACTGGGTCGCAGGGTACGCGACATGGGCCTTGTGCCCGGAACAGAGGTCACCGTCGTGGGCAAGGCCCCGCTGCGCGATCCCGTGGCCCTGCGCCTGCGCGACTTCACCATGACCCTGCGCAACAAAGAGGCCGACCACATCACCGTGGAGCCGATGGAGTAA